One part of the Diceros bicornis minor isolate mBicDic1 chromosome 38, mDicBic1.mat.cur, whole genome shotgun sequence genome encodes these proteins:
- the ARL8A gene encoding ADP-ribosylation factor-like protein 8A isoform X1 → MFTASLKVHLLPLRSPWLFPGAAWVPLLGVDCSSAPLESKDGKEDSVPGETQSGQFNEDMIPTVGFNMRKITKGNVTIKLWDIGGQPRFRSMWERYCRGVSAIVYMVDAADQEKIEASKNELHNLLDKPQLQGIPVLVLGNKRDLPGALDEKELIEKMNLSAIQDREICCYSISCKEKDNIDITLQWLIQHSKSRRS, encoded by the exons ATGTTTACTGCCAGTTTGAAAGTCCATTTGCTCCCCTTGAGGTCCCCTTGGCTGTTTCCTGGGGCTGCGTGGGTTCCTCTGCTGGGGGTAGACTGCTCTTCTGCTCCACTGGAGTCTAAAGATGGTAAAGAGGATTCTGTTCCAGGAGAGACACAG TCAGGACAGTTCAACGAGGACATGATCCCCACTGTGGGTTTCAACATGCGCAAGATCACCAAAGGGAATGTGACCATCAAG CTCTGGgacattgggggccagccccgattCCGCAGCATGTGGGAGCGCTACTGCCGAGGAGTGAGCGCCATCGT GTACATGGTGGACGCCGCTGACCAGGAGAAGATCGAGGCCTCCAAGAATGAGCTCCACAACCTGCTGGACAAACCCCAGCTGCAGGGCATCCCG GTCTTAGTCCTGGGTAACAAGCGGGACCTCCCGGGAGCATTGGACGAGAAGGAGCTGATTGAGAAAAT gaatctgtctgccATCCAGGACCGGGAGATCTGCTGCTACTCCATCTCCTGCAAAGAGAAGGACAACATTG ACATCACCCTACAGTGGCTTATTCAACACTCAAAGTCGCGGAGAAGCTGA
- the PTPN7 gene encoding tyrosine-protein phosphatase non-receptor type 7 isoform X3, producing MVQARGGRSRAQSLTLSLGAAMTQPPPTKAPAKKHVRLQERRGSNVALMLDVRSLGAVEPICSVNTPREVTLHFLRTAGHPLTRWALQHQPPSPKQLEEEFLKIPSNFVSPEDLDIPGHASKDRYKTILPNPQSRVCLGRAQSQEDGDYINANYIRGYNGQEKVYIATQGPMPNTVADFWEMVWQEEVSLIVMLTQLRESKEKCVLYWPMEEETYGPFRIRVQDVKECPEYTVRQLSIQHQEECRAVKHVLFSAWPDHQTPESAGPLLRLVAEVEESPETAANPGPIVVHCSAGIGRTGCFIATRIGCQQLQARGEVDILGIVCQLRLDRLLGRGNLGLRNIPGPA from the exons ATGGTCCAGGCCCGTGGGGGGCGCTCCAGAGCACAGTCACTGACCTTGTCTTTGGGGGCAGCCATGACCCAGCCTCCGCCCACCAAGGCACCGGCCAAGAAGCATGTGCGGCTGCAGGAGAG GCGGGGCTCCAATGTGGCTCTAATGCTGGACGTGCGGTCCTTGGGGGCTGTGGAGCCCATCTGCTCAGTGAACACACCCCGGGAGGTGACCCTACACTTTCTGCGCACAGCCGGACACCCTCTCACACGCTGGGCCCTGCAGCACCAGCCACCCAGCCCCAAGCAGCTAGAAGAGGAATTCTTG AAGATCCCCTCAAACTTTGTCAGCCCTGAAGACCTGGATATTCCCGGCCACGCCTCCAAGGACAGATACAAGACCATCTTGCCAA ATCCCCAGAGCCGTGTCTGTCTAGGCCGGGCACAGAGCCAGGAGGACGGAGACTACATCAACGCCAACTACATCCGG GGCTACAACGGGCAGGAGAAGGTCTACATTGCCACCCAGGGACCCATGCCCAATACCGTGGCAGACTTCTGGGAGATGGTGTGGCAGGAAGAAGTGTCACTCATTGTCATGCTGACTCAGCTCCGAGAGAGCAAGGAG aAGTGTGTCCTCTATTGGCCCATGGAAGAGGAAACCTATGGGCCCTTCCGGATCCGTGTCCAAGATGTGAAAGAGTGCCCAGAATACACCGTGCGGCAGCTCTCCATCCAG CACCAGGAGGAGTGCCGGGCAGTGAAACACGTCCTCTTCTCGGCCTGGCCTGACCACCAGACCCCGGAATCGGCAGGGCCCCTGCTGCGCCTGGTGGCTGAGGTGGAGGAGAGCCCAGAGACAGCCGCCAACCCCGGGCCCATCGTGGTCCACTGCAG TGCAGGGATTGGCCGGACCGGCTGCTTCATCGCCACCCGAATTGGCTGTCAACAGCTGCAGGCCCGAGGGGAAGTGGACATTCTGGGCATCGTGTGCCAACTGCGGCTGGACAG gtTATTGGGAAGAGGAAATCTTGGGCTCAGGAACATTCCTGGCCCGGCCTGA
- the PTPN7 gene encoding tyrosine-protein phosphatase non-receptor type 7 isoform X2 — protein MVQARGGRSRAQSLTLSLGAAMTQPPPTKAPAKKHVRLQERRGSNVALMLDVRSLGAVEPICSVNTPREVTLHFLRTAGHPLTRWALQHQPPSPKQLEEEFLIPSNFVSPEDLDIPGHASKDRYKTILPNPQSRVCLGRAQSQEDGDYINANYIRGYNGQEKVYIATQGPMPNTVADFWEMVWQEEVSLIVMLTQLRESKEKCVLYWPMEEETYGPFRIRVQDVKECPEYTVRQLSIQHQEECRAVKHVLFSAWPDHQTPESAGPLLRLVAEVEESPETAANPGPIVVHCSAGIGRTGCFIATRIGCQQLQARGEVDILGIVCQLRLDRGGMIQTAEQYQFLHHTLALYAAQLPGKPSP, from the exons ATGGTCCAGGCCCGTGGGGGGCGCTCCAGAGCACAGTCACTGACCTTGTCTTTGGGGGCAGCCATGACCCAGCCTCCGCCCACCAAGGCACCGGCCAAGAAGCATGTGCGGCTGCAGGAGAG GCGGGGCTCCAATGTGGCTCTAATGCTGGACGTGCGGTCCTTGGGGGCTGTGGAGCCCATCTGCTCAGTGAACACACCCCGGGAGGTGACCCTACACTTTCTGCGCACAGCCGGACACCCTCTCACACGCTGGGCCCTGCAGCACCAGCCACCCAGCCCCAAGCAGCTAGAAGAGGAATTCTTG ATCCCCTCAAACTTTGTCAGCCCTGAAGACCTGGATATTCCCGGCCACGCCTCCAAGGACAGATACAAGACCATCTTGCCAA ATCCCCAGAGCCGTGTCTGTCTAGGCCGGGCACAGAGCCAGGAGGACGGAGACTACATCAACGCCAACTACATCCGG GGCTACAACGGGCAGGAGAAGGTCTACATTGCCACCCAGGGACCCATGCCCAATACCGTGGCAGACTTCTGGGAGATGGTGTGGCAGGAAGAAGTGTCACTCATTGTCATGCTGACTCAGCTCCGAGAGAGCAAGGAG aAGTGTGTCCTCTATTGGCCCATGGAAGAGGAAACCTATGGGCCCTTCCGGATCCGTGTCCAAGATGTGAAAGAGTGCCCAGAATACACCGTGCGGCAGCTCTCCATCCAG CACCAGGAGGAGTGCCGGGCAGTGAAACACGTCCTCTTCTCGGCCTGGCCTGACCACCAGACCCCGGAATCGGCAGGGCCCCTGCTGCGCCTGGTGGCTGAGGTGGAGGAGAGCCCAGAGACAGCCGCCAACCCCGGGCCCATCGTGGTCCACTGCAG TGCAGGGATTGGCCGGACCGGCTGCTTCATCGCCACCCGAATTGGCTGTCAACAGCTGCAGGCCCGAGGGGAAGTGGACATTCTGGGCATCGTGTGCCAACTGCGGCTGGACAG GGGCGGGATGATCCAGACTGCGGAGCAGTACCAGTTCCTGCACCACACCTTGGCCCTGTACGCTGCCCAGCTGCCGGGGAAGCCCAGCCCCTGA
- the PTPN7 gene encoding tyrosine-protein phosphatase non-receptor type 7 isoform X1 — translation MVQARGGRSRAQSLTLSLGAAMTQPPPTKAPAKKHVRLQERRGSNVALMLDVRSLGAVEPICSVNTPREVTLHFLRTAGHPLTRWALQHQPPSPKQLEEEFLKIPSNFVSPEDLDIPGHASKDRYKTILPNPQSRVCLGRAQSQEDGDYINANYIRGYNGQEKVYIATQGPMPNTVADFWEMVWQEEVSLIVMLTQLRESKEKCVLYWPMEEETYGPFRIRVQDVKECPEYTVRQLSIQHQEECRAVKHVLFSAWPDHQTPESAGPLLRLVAEVEESPETAANPGPIVVHCSAGIGRTGCFIATRIGCQQLQARGEVDILGIVCQLRLDRGGMIQTAEQYQFLHHTLALYAAQLPGKPSP, via the exons ATGGTCCAGGCCCGTGGGGGGCGCTCCAGAGCACAGTCACTGACCTTGTCTTTGGGGGCAGCCATGACCCAGCCTCCGCCCACCAAGGCACCGGCCAAGAAGCATGTGCGGCTGCAGGAGAG GCGGGGCTCCAATGTGGCTCTAATGCTGGACGTGCGGTCCTTGGGGGCTGTGGAGCCCATCTGCTCAGTGAACACACCCCGGGAGGTGACCCTACACTTTCTGCGCACAGCCGGACACCCTCTCACACGCTGGGCCCTGCAGCACCAGCCACCCAGCCCCAAGCAGCTAGAAGAGGAATTCTTG AAGATCCCCTCAAACTTTGTCAGCCCTGAAGACCTGGATATTCCCGGCCACGCCTCCAAGGACAGATACAAGACCATCTTGCCAA ATCCCCAGAGCCGTGTCTGTCTAGGCCGGGCACAGAGCCAGGAGGACGGAGACTACATCAACGCCAACTACATCCGG GGCTACAACGGGCAGGAGAAGGTCTACATTGCCACCCAGGGACCCATGCCCAATACCGTGGCAGACTTCTGGGAGATGGTGTGGCAGGAAGAAGTGTCACTCATTGTCATGCTGACTCAGCTCCGAGAGAGCAAGGAG aAGTGTGTCCTCTATTGGCCCATGGAAGAGGAAACCTATGGGCCCTTCCGGATCCGTGTCCAAGATGTGAAAGAGTGCCCAGAATACACCGTGCGGCAGCTCTCCATCCAG CACCAGGAGGAGTGCCGGGCAGTGAAACACGTCCTCTTCTCGGCCTGGCCTGACCACCAGACCCCGGAATCGGCAGGGCCCCTGCTGCGCCTGGTGGCTGAGGTGGAGGAGAGCCCAGAGACAGCCGCCAACCCCGGGCCCATCGTGGTCCACTGCAG TGCAGGGATTGGCCGGACCGGCTGCTTCATCGCCACCCGAATTGGCTGTCAACAGCTGCAGGCCCGAGGGGAAGTGGACATTCTGGGCATCGTGTGCCAACTGCGGCTGGACAG GGGCGGGATGATCCAGACTGCGGAGCAGTACCAGTTCCTGCACCACACCTTGGCCCTGTACGCTGCCCAGCTGCCGGGGAAGCCCAGCCCCTGA
- the GPR37L1 gene encoding G-protein coupled receptor 37-like 1 — MQWLWPLAVSLAVVSAAGLSGVSGGAPLPLGRHRAEAWEQQSRSKRGSEDEEAKGVQQYAPEEWAEYPRPIHPAGLQPTKPLVATSPTPDKDGGIPRSRQEPRGNLTGPPGQRLQIQNPLYPVTESSYSAYSIMLLALVVFAVGIVGNLSVMCIVWHSYYLKSAWNSILASLALWDFLVLFFCLPVVIFNEITKQRLLGDISCRAVPFMEVSSLGVTTFSLCALGIDRFHVATSTLPKVRPIERCQSILAKLAVIWVGSMTLAMPELLLWQLAQEPAPTTGSVDTCIMKPSASLPESLYSLVMTYQNARMWWYFGCYFCLPILFTVTCQLVTWRVRGPPGRKPECRADKHEQCESQLNSTVVGLTVVYALCTLPENVCNIVVAYLSTELTRQTLDLLGLINQFSTFFKGAITPVLLLCICRPLGQAFLDCCCCCCCDECGGASGASAADGSDSKLKTEMSSSIYFHKPRESPPLLPLGTPC; from the exons ATGCAGTGGCTGTGGCCGCTGGCTGTCTCCCTTGCTGTGGTGTCAGCTGCAGGGCTGAGTGGAGTCTCTGGGggagcccccctgcccttgggcaggCACAGAGCCGAGGCCTGGGAGCAGCAGAGTCGGTCCAAGAGAGGCAGCGAGGACGAGGAGGCCAAGGGGGTGCAGCAGTATGCGCCCGAGGAGTGGGCTGAGTACCCCCGGCCCATCCACCCTGCTGGCCTGCAACCCACCAAGCCCTTGGTGgccaccagccccaccccagacaagGACGGGGGCATCCCGCGCAGCAGGCAGGAGCCTCGGGGCAATCTGACCGGGCCGCCGGGCCAGAGGCTGCAGATTCAGAACCCCCTGTACCCGGTGACTGAGAGCTCCTACAGCGCCTACTCCATCATGCTCCTGGCCCTGGTGGTCTTTGCCGTGGGCATCGTGGGCAACCTGTCCGTCATGTGCATTGTGTGGCATAGCTACTACCTGAAGAGCGCCTGGAACTCCATCCTTGCGAGCCTGGCCCTCTGGGATTTCCTGGTcctcttcttctgcctccctgTTGTCATCTTCAACGAGATCACCAAGCAGAGGTTGCTAGGTGACATTTCTTGCCGGGCCGTGCCCTTCATGGAG GTCTCCTCTCTGGGCGTCACCACCTTCAGCCTCTGTGCCCTGGGCATCGACCGCTTCCACGTGGCCACCAGCACCCTGCCCAAGGTGAGGCCCATCGAGCGGTGCCAGTCCATCCTGGCCAAGCTGGCTGTCATCTGGGTGGGCTCCATGACGCTGGCCATGCCCGAGCTCCTGCTGTGGCAGCTGGCACAGGAGCCCGCCCCCACCACGGGCAGTGTGGACACCTGCATCATGAAACCCTCCGCCAGCCTGCCCGAGTCCCTCTACTCGCTGGTCATGACCTACCAGAACGCCCGCATGTGGTGGTACTTCGGCTGCTACTTCTGCCTGCCCATCCTCTTCACGGTCACCTGCCAGCTAGTGACGTGGCGGGTGCGGGGCCCCCCGGGGAGGAAGCCAGAGTGCCGGGCAGACAAGCACGAGCAGTGCGAGAGCCAGCTCAACAGCACCGTGGTGGGCCTGACCGTGGTCTATGCCCTGTGCACCCTCCCGGAGAACGTCTGCAACATCGTGGTGGCCTACCTCTCCACAGAGCTGACCCGCCAGACCCTGGACCTCCTGGGCCTCATCAACCAGTTCTCCACCTTCTTCAAGGGGGCCATCACCCCCGTGCTCCTCCTGTGCATCTGCCGGCCGCTGGGCCAGGCCTTCCtggactgctgctgctgctgctgctgcgatGAGTGTGGCGGGGCCTCCGGGGCCTCGGCCGCTGACGGCTCGGACAGCAAGCTCAAGACCGAGATGTCCTCCTCCATCTACTTTCACAAGCCCAGGGAGTCgcccccactcctgcccctggGCACACCTTGCTGA
- the ARL8A gene encoding ADP-ribosylation factor-like protein 8A isoform X2 yields MIALFNKLLDWFKALFWKEEMELTLVGLQYSGKTTFVNVIASGQFNEDMIPTVGFNMRKITKGNVTIKLWDIGGQPRFRSMWERYCRGVSAIVYMVDAADQEKIEASKNELHNLLDKPQLQGIPVLVLGNKRDLPGALDEKELIEKMNLSAIQDREICCYSISCKEKDNIDITLQWLIQHSKSRRS; encoded by the exons ATGATCGCTTTGTTCAACAAGCTGCTGGACTGGTTCAAGGCCCTGTTCTGGAAGGAGGAGATGGAGCTCACGCTGGTCGGGCTGCAGTACTCGGGCAAGACCACCTTCGTGAACGTGATCGCG TCAGGACAGTTCAACGAGGACATGATCCCCACTGTGGGTTTCAACATGCGCAAGATCACCAAAGGGAATGTGACCATCAAG CTCTGGgacattgggggccagccccgattCCGCAGCATGTGGGAGCGCTACTGCCGAGGAGTGAGCGCCATCGT GTACATGGTGGACGCCGCTGACCAGGAGAAGATCGAGGCCTCCAAGAATGAGCTCCACAACCTGCTGGACAAACCCCAGCTGCAGGGCATCCCG GTCTTAGTCCTGGGTAACAAGCGGGACCTCCCGGGAGCATTGGACGAGAAGGAGCTGATTGAGAAAAT gaatctgtctgccATCCAGGACCGGGAGATCTGCTGCTACTCCATCTCCTGCAAAGAGAAGGACAACATTG ACATCACCCTACAGTGGCTTATTCAACACTCAAAGTCGCGGAGAAGCTGA